From Nerophis lumbriciformis linkage group LG11, RoL_Nlum_v2.1, whole genome shotgun sequence, one genomic window encodes:
- the tor1 gene encoding torsin family 1 isoform X1 codes for MKLHVLLLSTLLCSGTTEAIEPISTSIAVGMAAALTGFLASYQNIFYYFNECCRPEWISFNRTGLEDSLETKLLGQHIASKIILKAVSGFMNNDNPKKPLVLSLHGWTGTGKNFVSSLIAENIYKEGMNSNFVHIFTSELHFPHVSQMDTYKTQLQQWIKGNVSSCARSMFIFDEMDKMHPGLIDSIKPYLDYYDKLDGISYRKAIFIFLSNAGGESITQTALEFWNAGRTRKEMELKDVETSLSMSVFNNKRSGLWHTSLIDKNLVDFFVPFLPLEYDHVLECAMAAMKARGLRPDISVADKVAKDLVYFPKSERIYSVKGCKTIESKLDFYT; via the exons ATGAAGCTGCACGTCCTGCTGCTGTCCACGCTATTGTGCTCCGGCACCACGGAGGCCATCGAGCCCATCAGCACCAGCATCGCGGTGGGCATGGCGGCGGCTTTAACAGGCTTCTTAGCCAGCTACCAGAACATCTTCTACTACTTCAACGAGTGCTGTCGCCCCGAGTGGATTTCTTTCAACAGAACAG GTCTGGAAGACAGCCTGGAGACTAAACTGTTAGGACAACATATCGCGTCAAAAATCATCCTGAAGGCGGTGAGCGGCTTCATGAACAACGACAACCCCAAGAAGCCGCTGGTGCTCTCCCTGCACGGTTGGACCGGCACCGGCAAGAACTTTGTCAGCTCGCTCATCGCCGAGAACATCTACAAGGAGGGAATGAACAGCAACTTTGTTCACATCTTTACGTCGGAGCTACACTTTCCCCACGTCTCTCAGATGGACACCTACAAG ACTCAGCTGCAGCAGTGGATTAAAGGCAACGTCAGCAGCTGTGCTCGGTCAATGTTCATCTTTGACGAGATGGACAAAATGCACCCGGGACTGATTGACAGCATCAAGCCGTACCTGGACTACTACGACAAGTTGGACGGCATCTCCTACCGCAAAGCCATCTTCATCTTTCTCAG CAACGCTGGAGGCGAGAGCATCACACAGACTGCTTTAGAGTTCTGGAACGCGGGTCGCACACGGAAGGAGATGGAGCTGAAAGACGTGGAGACGTCGCTGTCTATGTCTGTGTTCAACAACAAGAGAA GTGGTCTGTGGCACACGAGTCTCATTGACAAGAACCTGGTGGACTTCTTCGTCCCCTTCCTGCCGCTGGAGTACGATCACGTGTTGGAGTGCGCCATGGCCGCCATGAAGGCGCGAGGCCTCCGACCCGACATCTCCGTCGCCGACAAGGTGGCGAAGGATCTGGTCTACTTCCCCAAATCCGAGCGCATCTACTCAGTGAAAGGCTGCAAGACCATCGAGAGCAAGCTGGACTTCTACACCTAG
- the tor1 gene encoding torsin family 1 isoform X2, producing the protein MKSAHLCLWLQVFATITVPVNAFDPVTTTLVITAGAALSRGIYNYFQESCDHKWIAFNSKGLEDSLETKLLGQHIASKIILKAVSGFMNNDNPKKPLVLSLHGWTGTGKNFVSSLIAENIYKEGMNSNFVHIFTSELHFPHVSQMDTYKTQLQQWIKGNVSSCARSMFIFDEMDKMHPGLIDSIKPYLDYYDKLDGISYRKAIFIFLSNAGGESITQTALEFWNAGRTRKEMELKDVETSLSMSVFNNKRSGLWHTSLIDKNLVDFFVPFLPLEYDHVLECAMAAMKARGLRPDISVADKVAKDLVYFPKSERIYSVKGCKTIESKLDFYT; encoded by the exons ATGAAAAGTGCACATTTGTGTCTGTGGCTGCAAGTTTTTGCCACCATTACCGTGCCGGTTAATGCTTTCGACCCGGTTACGACGACATTGGTGATTACTGCGGGTGCAGCTTTGAGCAGGGGCATTTACAATTATTTCCAGGAAAGCTGCGATCACAAATGGATTGCCTTCAATTCCAAGG GTCTGGAAGACAGCCTGGAGACTAAACTGTTAGGACAACATATCGCGTCAAAAATCATCCTGAAGGCGGTGAGCGGCTTCATGAACAACGACAACCCCAAGAAGCCGCTGGTGCTCTCCCTGCACGGTTGGACCGGCACCGGCAAGAACTTTGTCAGCTCGCTCATCGCCGAGAACATCTACAAGGAGGGAATGAACAGCAACTTTGTTCACATCTTTACGTCGGAGCTACACTTTCCCCACGTCTCTCAGATGGACACCTACAAG ACTCAGCTGCAGCAGTGGATTAAAGGCAACGTCAGCAGCTGTGCTCGGTCAATGTTCATCTTTGACGAGATGGACAAAATGCACCCGGGACTGATTGACAGCATCAAGCCGTACCTGGACTACTACGACAAGTTGGACGGCATCTCCTACCGCAAAGCCATCTTCATCTTTCTCAG CAACGCTGGAGGCGAGAGCATCACACAGACTGCTTTAGAGTTCTGGAACGCGGGTCGCACACGGAAGGAGATGGAGCTGAAAGACGTGGAGACGTCGCTGTCTATGTCTGTGTTCAACAACAAGAGAA GTGGTCTGTGGCACACGAGTCTCATTGACAAGAACCTGGTGGACTTCTTCGTCCCCTTCCTGCCGCTGGAGTACGATCACGTGTTGGAGTGCGCCATGGCCGCCATGAAGGCGCGAGGCCTCCGACCCGACATCTCCGTCGCCGACAAGGTGGCGAAGGATCTGGTCTACTTCCCCAAATCCGAGCGCATCTACTCAGTGAAAGGCTGCAAGACCATCGAGAGCAAGCTGGACTTCTACACCTAG